A window of Corallococcus macrosporus DSM 14697 contains these coding sequences:
- a CDS encoding TIGR01777 family oxidoreductase: MKVAITGASGFLGPGLVQGLLEGGHQVHVLTRRVEHALARLPAGVTGAPFDAGAPLPPEALADAEAVIHLAGEPVAQRWTHEGKRRIHDSRVQGTRAVVAAMRGAGTVKRFLSASAIGYYGGTRGAEPLTEECPPGDDFLARVCVDWEAEAMQARESGIATAVVRMGVVLHPEGGALHKMLPPFRVGAGGPVGSGEQFVSWVHREDARDLLLFLLAHPQVEGMVNATAPTPVTNAYFAHLLGHVLGRPSMVRVPAFVLKAALGEMAKVVLEGQRVLPQRAQEAGFVFRHPELDGALRDLLA, encoded by the coding sequence GTGAAGGTGGCCATCACCGGCGCGAGCGGCTTCCTGGGTCCAGGGCTTGTCCAGGGTTTGTTGGAGGGTGGACACCAGGTCCACGTGCTGACCCGGCGCGTTGAACACGCGCTTGCCCGGCTGCCCGCCGGGGTGACGGGGGCGCCCTTCGACGCCGGCGCGCCCCTGCCGCCCGAGGCGCTGGCGGACGCGGAGGCCGTCATCCACCTGGCGGGCGAGCCGGTGGCCCAGCGCTGGACGCATGAGGGGAAGCGCCGCATCCATGACAGCCGGGTGCAGGGCACGCGGGCGGTGGTGGCGGCGATGCGTGGCGCGGGCACGGTGAAGCGGTTCCTGTCGGCGTCGGCCATTGGCTACTACGGCGGCACGCGCGGCGCGGAGCCCCTGACGGAGGAGTGCCCTCCGGGGGACGACTTCCTGGCCCGCGTGTGCGTGGACTGGGAGGCGGAGGCCATGCAGGCGCGCGAGTCTGGCATCGCCACGGCGGTGGTGCGCATGGGCGTGGTGCTGCACCCGGAGGGCGGCGCGCTCCACAAGATGCTGCCCCCCTTCCGCGTGGGCGCGGGCGGCCCGGTGGGCAGCGGCGAGCAGTTCGTGAGCTGGGTGCACCGCGAGGACGCCAGGGACCTGCTGCTGTTCCTGCTGGCCCACCCCCAGGTGGAGGGCATGGTGAACGCCACCGCGCCCACGCCGGTGACGAACGCCTACTTCGCGCACCTGCTGGGGCATGTGCTGGGGCGGCCGTCCATGGTGCGGGTGCCCGCCTTCGTCCTCAAGGCGGCCCTGGGGGAGATGGCCAAGGTGGTGCTGGAGGGCCAGCGCGTGCTGCCCCAGCGGGCCCAGGAGGCGGGCTTCGTGTTCCGTCACCCGGAGTTGGACGGAGCGCTGCGCGACCTGCTGGCATAG
- a CDS encoding peroxiredoxin family protein, with protein sequence MKAWIAGALSVSLAAGSALGAAPAPEPVDATLRTSAGKEVRLSKWRGKPVILFYEDKDSTKLNSTLKKELFARGQERGILDAAWVLAVANLQNFDFFPARQIALSFVRDEEKKVGVPILVDMDGTMGKAPWKLPVKTSNVVLLDEKGALVYQHSGRMKPDELTAFFAVLSRLVGVDLNAPAPEEPTP encoded by the coding sequence ATGAAGGCGTGGATCGCAGGTGCGCTCTCCGTGTCCCTGGCCGCTGGAAGCGCCCTGGGCGCGGCACCGGCCCCGGAGCCGGTGGACGCGACGTTACGCACCTCGGCGGGAAAGGAGGTCCGACTTTCCAAGTGGCGCGGGAAACCCGTCATTCTGTTCTACGAGGACAAGGACTCGACCAAGCTCAACTCCACCCTGAAGAAGGAGCTGTTCGCCCGGGGACAGGAGCGCGGGATTCTGGACGCCGCCTGGGTGCTGGCGGTCGCAAACCTTCAGAACTTCGACTTTTTCCCGGCCCGGCAGATCGCCCTGTCCTTCGTCCGGGACGAGGAGAAGAAGGTGGGCGTGCCCATCCTGGTGGACATGGACGGGACGATGGGGAAGGCGCCCTGGAAGCTGCCGGTGAAGACCTCCAACGTCGTGCTCCTGGATGAGAAGGGGGCCCTCGTCTACCAGCACTCGGGGCGGATGAAGCCGGATGAGCTGACGGCCTTCTTCGCCGTCCTGAGCCGCCTGGTGGGCGTGGACCTCAACGCCCCCGCGCCCGAGGAGCCCACCCCGTGA
- a CDS encoding polyprenyl synthetase family protein, giving the protein MALTLPDAQPPTGLLPLEQAWLQLVQAEVETSLAELFELPDEAGLDVRWTRALTQARAYTLRPAKRLRPALVMAGHCLARGSAVVPSGLWRFAAGLELLHTFLLIHDDVADQAELRRGAASLHRMLAPGRAGEDLAVVVGDHLFARALEAMLGSGLQGVAGVVQYYLGVCRHTAAGQYLDLDLGRARLSEVTLFQTLRVAHLKTARYGFCAPLVCGAMLGGASRGLVEGLERVGRHVGLAYQLRDDLLGLFGDSNVAGKAADGDFLQGKRTFPVLAAHARASAAERAELEALWALPVEQKDAAALARARALVESCGGRAACERMVLRASRAARRSLQSLPNPNGVRELLDALIARLAHRVA; this is encoded by the coding sequence ATGGCACTCACGCTTCCCGATGCGCAGCCACCGACGGGCCTGCTTCCTTTGGAGCAAGCCTGGCTGCAGCTTGTCCAGGCGGAGGTGGAGACCTCGCTGGCGGAGCTGTTCGAGCTCCCCGACGAGGCCGGCCTGGACGTTCGTTGGACGCGGGCGCTGACGCAGGCCCGGGCCTACACCTTGCGGCCCGCCAAGCGGCTGCGCCCGGCGCTGGTGATGGCGGGGCACTGCCTGGCGCGAGGCAGCGCGGTGGTGCCCTCCGGCCTGTGGCGCTTCGCCGCGGGGTTGGAGCTGCTGCACACCTTCCTGCTCATCCACGACGACGTGGCGGATCAGGCGGAGCTGCGGCGGGGCGCCGCGTCCCTGCACCGGATGCTGGCGCCGGGGCGGGCGGGGGAGGACCTGGCGGTGGTGGTGGGGGACCACCTCTTCGCGCGCGCGCTGGAGGCCATGCTGGGCTCCGGCCTGCAGGGCGTGGCGGGCGTGGTGCAGTACTACCTGGGCGTGTGCCGCCACACCGCGGCGGGGCAGTACCTGGACCTGGACCTGGGGCGCGCGCGGCTTTCGGAGGTGACGCTCTTCCAGACGCTGCGCGTGGCGCATCTCAAGACGGCGCGCTATGGCTTCTGCGCCCCGCTGGTGTGCGGGGCCATGCTCGGCGGGGCCAGCAGGGGCCTGGTGGAGGGGTTGGAGCGCGTGGGCCGTCACGTCGGTCTTGCCTACCAGCTTCGGGACGATTTGCTGGGCCTTTTTGGTGATTCCAACGTGGCCGGCAAGGCCGCGGACGGGGACTTCCTCCAAGGCAAACGGACCTTTCCCGTGCTGGCCGCCCATGCCCGGGCCAGCGCGGCCGAGCGCGCGGAGCTGGAGGCCCTGTGGGCGCTGCCGGTGGAGCAGAAGGACGCGGCGGCGCTGGCCCGGGCCCGCGCGCTGGTGGAGTCCTGCGGCGGCCGGGCCGCGTGTGAGCGCATGGTGCTGCGGGCCTCCCGGGCCGCCCGCCGCTCGTTGCAGTCGCTGCCCAATCCCAACGGCGTGAGGGAGCTGCTCGACGCGCTCATCGCCCGGCTGGCCCACCGCGTGGCCTGA
- a CDS encoding phytoene desaturase family protein has product MSASTQGRRVVVVGAGVGGLAAAARLAHQGFDVQVFEKTQGPGGRCNRLQVDGFTWDLGPTIVLMPEVFEETFRALGRRIEDYLTLLKCDPNYRVHFRDGSDVTFTSELCAMGRELERVEPGSYARYLAFLAQGRVQYRTSLDHLVGRNYAGLRDYLSPRVLARIFQVRAHRRMYGDVSRFFQDERLRAAMTFQTMYLGVSPYASPAVYGLLPFTELGVGIWFPKGGLYAIPLALERLAREEGVRIHYGAPVERILTDGSRTHGVRLEGGEVVEADAVLCNADLPYAYEKLLDPKATTLKRKEKLRYTSSGYLLYLGMKRRYPELLHHNVVFGRDYKGSFDDIFERFRVPEDPSFYVNAPTRTDASLAPEGKDALYVLVPVPHQHPGLDWKVEGPKVRAKFFARMAELGFPSLESDIEVERVFTPDDWAGTFNLARGSAFGLSQNFTQIGPFRPSNQDARVKNLFFVGASTQPGTGLPTVLISARLVTERLMTWAQAQGVSLAPRAPGTAPLEGVAA; this is encoded by the coding sequence ATGAGCGCATCGACACAGGGCCGGCGCGTCGTGGTGGTGGGCGCGGGCGTGGGCGGACTGGCCGCCGCCGCCCGGCTGGCGCACCAGGGCTTCGACGTCCAGGTCTTCGAGAAGACGCAGGGGCCGGGCGGGCGTTGCAATCGGCTGCAGGTGGACGGCTTCACGTGGGACCTGGGCCCCACCATCGTGCTGATGCCGGAGGTGTTCGAGGAGACCTTCCGCGCGCTGGGGCGCCGCATCGAGGACTACCTGACGCTGCTCAAGTGCGACCCGAACTATCGGGTGCACTTCCGGGACGGCTCGGACGTCACCTTCACGTCGGAGCTGTGCGCCATGGGCCGCGAGCTGGAGCGCGTGGAGCCCGGCAGCTACGCGCGCTACCTCGCCTTCCTGGCCCAGGGCCGCGTCCAGTACCGCACCAGCCTGGACCACCTGGTGGGCCGCAACTACGCGGGCCTGCGCGACTACCTCTCGCCGCGCGTGCTCGCGCGCATCTTCCAGGTGCGCGCCCACCGCCGCATGTACGGGGACGTCAGCCGCTTCTTCCAGGACGAGCGGCTGCGCGCGGCGATGACCTTCCAGACGATGTACCTGGGCGTGTCGCCCTATGCGTCCCCCGCGGTGTACGGCCTCTTGCCCTTCACCGAGCTGGGCGTGGGCATCTGGTTCCCCAAGGGCGGCCTGTACGCCATCCCCCTGGCGCTGGAGCGGCTGGCGCGCGAGGAGGGCGTGCGCATCCACTACGGCGCGCCCGTGGAGCGCATCCTCACCGACGGGAGCCGCACCCATGGCGTGCGGCTGGAGGGCGGCGAGGTGGTGGAGGCGGACGCGGTGCTGTGCAACGCGGACCTGCCCTACGCGTACGAGAAGCTGCTGGACCCGAAGGCGACGACGCTCAAGCGCAAGGAGAAGCTGCGCTACACGTCCAGCGGCTACCTGCTCTACCTGGGCATGAAGCGGCGCTACCCGGAGCTGTTGCACCACAACGTGGTGTTCGGCCGGGACTACAAGGGCTCCTTCGACGACATCTTCGAGCGCTTCCGCGTGCCGGAGGACCCGAGCTTCTACGTCAACGCGCCCACCCGCACCGACGCGTCCCTGGCGCCCGAGGGCAAGGACGCGCTCTACGTGCTCGTGCCGGTGCCGCACCAGCACCCGGGCCTGGACTGGAAGGTGGAGGGCCCCAAGGTGCGGGCGAAGTTCTTCGCGCGCATGGCGGAGCTGGGCTTCCCGTCGCTGGAGTCGGACATCGAGGTGGAGCGCGTCTTCACCCCGGATGACTGGGCCGGCACCTTCAACCTGGCGCGCGGCAGCGCCTTTGGCCTGTCCCAGAACTTCACGCAGATTGGCCCCTTCCGCCCGTCCAACCAGGACGCGCGGGTGAAGAACCTCTTCTTCGTCGGGGCCTCCACGCAGCCGGGCACGGGGCTGCCCACGGTGCTCATCTCCGCGCGGCTGGTGACGGAGCGGCTGATGACGTGGGCCCAGGCGCAAGGCGTGTCGCTGGCTCCCCGCGCGCCGGGGACGGCGCCGCTGGAAGGGGTGGCGGCATGA
- a CDS encoding phytoene/squalene synthase family protein codes for MSAPVADSALVERGYALAKQVTRHHAKSFFFASYLLFGLRRKAAFALYAFCRRLDDMVDGDDAASAAEALPVRLARARQRVAELYLPMPELASRELGPPADRVKGSDAATPWDAGEFAALEHTVRHFRIPEQPFQDLISGMEMDLTKHRYTTWAELDLYCYRVAGVVGLMLTPVLGCSDAAAVEPAADLGRAMQLTNILRDVREDLERGRVYLPAEELAAFGLSEEDLRRGQVDARWRSFMRFQVERSRAYYARAAAGVRYLTGFGSQRMVRLMGAIYGDILRDIEARDYDVFSGRAHTTPRRKLALAAAAMVRPAAVLPVPRGEVRMPLLPTGTGG; via the coding sequence ATGAGCGCGCCCGTCGCCGACAGCGCGCTGGTGGAGCGCGGCTATGCGCTGGCGAAGCAGGTGACGCGCCACCACGCCAAGAGCTTCTTCTTCGCCTCGTACCTGCTCTTCGGCCTGCGGCGGAAGGCGGCCTTCGCGCTGTATGCCTTCTGCCGGCGCCTGGATGACATGGTGGACGGGGACGACGCGGCCAGCGCGGCGGAGGCGCTGCCGGTGCGCCTGGCGCGGGCGCGGCAGCGCGTGGCGGAGCTGTACCTGCCCATGCCGGAGCTGGCCTCGCGCGAGCTGGGCCCGCCCGCGGACCGGGTGAAGGGCAGCGACGCGGCCACGCCGTGGGACGCGGGCGAGTTCGCCGCGCTGGAGCACACGGTGCGCCACTTCCGGATTCCGGAGCAGCCCTTCCAGGACCTCATCTCCGGCATGGAGATGGATTTGACGAAGCACCGCTACACCACCTGGGCGGAGCTGGACCTGTACTGCTACCGCGTGGCCGGCGTGGTGGGGCTGATGCTGACGCCGGTGCTGGGGTGCTCGGACGCGGCGGCGGTGGAGCCCGCGGCCGACCTGGGCCGGGCCATGCAGCTCACCAACATCCTGCGCGACGTGCGCGAGGACCTGGAGCGCGGCCGGGTGTACCTGCCCGCCGAGGAGCTGGCCGCCTTCGGGCTGTCGGAGGAGGACCTGCGGCGCGGGCAGGTGGACGCGCGCTGGCGGTCCTTCATGCGCTTCCAGGTGGAGCGCTCGCGGGCGTACTACGCGCGAGCGGCGGCCGGGGTGCGCTACCTGACGGGCTTCGGCAGCCAGCGGATGGTGCGGCTGATGGGCGCCATCTACGGCGACATCCTGCGCGACATCGAAGCGCGCGACTACGACGTGTTCAGCGGCCGGGCCCACACGACGCCGCGTCGCAAGCTCGCGCTGGCCGCCGCGGCCATGGTGCGGCCCGCCGCGGTGCTGCCCGTGCCTCGCGGCGAGGTGCGGATGCCCCTGCTGCCCACCGGGACGGGAGGGTGA
- a CDS encoding phytoene desaturase family protein: MKRTRVAVVGGGIGGLTAAGLLAKEGHEVTLFERGASLGGKAQAVTVKGLTLDTGPTLLTLPHLVRGTFQQLDAEDLLPRFTELEPQCAYRFEDGCEFTAYKDVERMAQSAAGVRAGERDGIRSFYTEAAAIWRAAGEPYLEAPFEGLAGFMARVAKRGVGAVLAGMRMGTLHELAARHFKTDHLRQYVGRFATYTGASPYAASAAFALIPHIEHAYGVHHVHGGIGALVDALGQAARRLGVRILLDTRARFERTREGYQVGPHEGTERFDSVVVNADPLERLSRAGEPLALSGFVLLLEVEGRPALPHHTVLFGGDYRREFDELFSGQLASDPTVYFCNPSATDDSMAPPGRTGLFVMVNAPALPVDGRGAEQATRAWEANAERVKAQMLERLLRHYPALKGRVRVIGQRSPVDLAAQGAPGGSIYGFLPHGKFGPFRRPRIRGDTPGLFFAGGGTHPGGGVPLVMLSGRFAAELASRHLRRDA; this comes from the coding sequence ATGAAGCGCACCCGTGTCGCGGTGGTGGGCGGTGGCATCGGCGGGCTGACGGCCGCCGGACTGCTGGCGAAGGAAGGCCACGAGGTGACGCTGTTCGAGCGGGGCGCCTCGCTGGGCGGCAAGGCCCAGGCCGTCACGGTGAAGGGCCTCACCCTGGACACCGGGCCCACGTTGCTGACGCTGCCGCACCTGGTGCGCGGCACCTTCCAGCAGCTCGACGCCGAGGACCTGCTGCCGCGCTTCACGGAGCTGGAGCCGCAGTGCGCCTACCGCTTCGAGGACGGGTGCGAATTCACGGCCTACAAGGACGTGGAGCGAATGGCGCAGAGCGCGGCGGGCGTCCGCGCCGGCGAGCGCGACGGCATCCGGAGCTTCTACACGGAGGCCGCGGCCATCTGGCGCGCGGCGGGCGAGCCGTACCTGGAGGCCCCCTTCGAGGGCCTGGCCGGCTTCATGGCGCGCGTGGCGAAGCGCGGCGTGGGCGCCGTCCTGGCGGGGATGCGGATGGGCACGCTGCACGAGCTGGCGGCGCGGCACTTCAAGACGGACCACCTGCGGCAGTACGTGGGCCGCTTCGCCACGTACACGGGCGCGTCGCCCTACGCGGCCAGCGCGGCCTTCGCGCTGATTCCGCACATCGAGCATGCCTATGGCGTGCACCACGTCCACGGCGGCATCGGCGCGCTGGTGGACGCGCTGGGACAGGCCGCGCGCCGGCTGGGCGTGCGCATCCTCCTGGACACGCGGGCGCGCTTCGAGCGCACGCGCGAGGGCTACCAGGTGGGCCCGCACGAGGGCACGGAGCGCTTCGACAGCGTGGTGGTGAACGCGGACCCGCTGGAGCGGCTCTCACGCGCGGGCGAGCCCCTGGCGCTGTCCGGCTTCGTGCTGCTGCTGGAGGTGGAGGGCCGCCCCGCGCTGCCGCACCACACCGTCCTCTTCGGCGGCGACTACCGGCGCGAGTTCGACGAGCTGTTCAGCGGGCAGCTCGCGTCGGACCCGACGGTGTACTTCTGCAACCCCTCCGCCACCGACGACAGCATGGCGCCGCCTGGCCGCACCGGGTTGTTCGTCATGGTGAACGCGCCCGCGCTGCCCGTGGACGGGCGCGGCGCGGAGCAGGCCACGCGGGCCTGGGAGGCCAACGCGGAGCGCGTGAAGGCGCAGATGCTGGAGCGGCTGCTGCGGCACTACCCGGCGCTCAAGGGACGGGTGCGCGTCATCGGTCAGCGCTCGCCGGTGGACCTGGCCGCGCAGGGGGCGCCGGGTGGCTCCATCTACGGGTTCCTGCCGCACGGGAAGTTCGGCCCCTTCCGCCGTCCCCGCATCCGCGGCGACACGCCGGGCCTGTTCTTCGCGGGCGGGGGGACGCACCCAGGCGGCGGGGTGCCGCTGGTGATGCTGTCCGGCCGCTTCGCCGCGGAGCTGGCCTCGCGGCACCTCCGGAGGGACGCGTGA
- a CDS encoding carotenoid 1,2-hydratase: protein MMRLANLPSLPDAAGTYRWFYADVTAGPYSAVCIFMLGSLFSPRYSVAARRGGRPLEHSAVNFALYHQGVRRLWVLSEYARAELESPGRLRIGRSTLSYEGDGTVRMAVDDWTAPWGRPVRAGLTLEPMTPMGEVVQLMPGLPHYWQALAPRSRARLEVSSLGIAASGLGYHDTNHGGELLGARLSGWHWARTHREDETVVDYHLPEGVAPLRVVAGARGVRCERGPALVEARPTNITGWGLRVPSRLHAGNVVVGQPRLLESSPFYARLEARKGPLDSLGEVADFRRFHSPFIRWMAHFRTRMGRAA from the coding sequence GTGATGCGCCTGGCGAATCTCCCCTCGCTGCCGGACGCGGCGGGCACCTACCGTTGGTTCTACGCGGACGTCACGGCAGGCCCGTACAGCGCGGTGTGCATCTTCATGCTCGGCTCGCTCTTCTCGCCCCGGTACTCGGTGGCGGCGCGGCGGGGCGGACGGCCGTTGGAGCACAGCGCGGTGAACTTCGCGCTGTACCACCAGGGCGTGCGGCGGCTGTGGGTCCTCAGTGAGTACGCGCGCGCGGAGCTGGAGTCGCCGGGCCGGCTGCGCATCGGCCGCTCCACGCTGTCCTACGAAGGGGACGGCACGGTGCGGATGGCCGTGGACGACTGGACGGCGCCGTGGGGCCGGCCCGTGCGCGCGGGGCTGACGCTGGAGCCGATGACGCCCATGGGCGAGGTGGTGCAGCTCATGCCGGGGCTGCCGCACTACTGGCAGGCGCTGGCGCCGCGCTCGCGGGCGCGGCTGGAGGTGTCCTCGCTGGGCATCGCCGCGAGCGGCCTGGGCTACCACGACACCAACCACGGTGGAGAGCTGCTGGGGGCGCGGTTGTCGGGGTGGCACTGGGCCCGCACGCACCGCGAGGACGAGACGGTGGTGGACTACCACCTGCCCGAGGGCGTCGCGCCGCTGCGGGTGGTGGCGGGCGCGCGCGGCGTGCGCTGTGAGCGGGGGCCGGCCCTGGTGGAGGCGCGGCCCACCAACATCACCGGCTGGGGCCTGCGCGTGCCGTCGCGGCTGCACGCGGGCAACGTGGTGGTGGGGCAGCCGAGGCTGCTGGAGTCGTCGCCCTTCTACGCGCGGCTGGAGGCGCGCAAGGGGCCGCTGGACTCGCTGGGCGAGGTGGCGGACTTCCGCCGCTTCCATTCACCCTTCATCCGCTGGATGGCGCACTTCCGCACGCGCATGGGACGGGCGGCATGA
- a CDS encoding glycosyltransferase family 2 protein: protein MSALVLASLVWCAVATGFSAVACVRLSRSRAGAAPRSGALPPVLLLRPVDAPTPRELVNLAHPVDYAGPLEQVVVSPYRPRLAPGVRWLPSDPLTPNRKVGHLLYALDVLPAGDRVVLSVDADVAVTGALVEGLAVPVAAGVALSTAAPLPVGPRDGASRAMAGLLRYTHHSFQALDAMSAGAKAVCGKALGLSPVAVESLRPLADHIGEDLELAKRLHARGLDVVLSAAPAVVPLDAEVPWSAPIARFTRWMQVLASHRPTLYPTVPLLFTPTLPLTVLAAALGSPVLAAAVLGLVAVRTTLSLRLAGLHAPAADAGRTYAVTDWLLGEALLLAAFARSLWRQGTVTWRGQTYALRPGGRMVRVAPELSGGPG from the coding sequence ATGAGCGCGCTCGTCCTCGCCTCCCTGGTGTGGTGCGCGGTGGCCACGGGCTTCAGCGCGGTGGCGTGCGTGCGTCTGTCGCGCTCGCGGGCTGGCGCCGCTCCCCGGTCCGGCGCGTTGCCCCCGGTGCTGCTGCTGCGCCCGGTGGACGCGCCCACGCCTCGGGAGTTGGTGAACCTGGCGCACCCTGTCGACTACGCCGGGCCACTGGAGCAGGTGGTGGTGTCACCCTACCGGCCGCGGCTCGCGCCGGGCGTTCGCTGGCTCCCGAGCGACCCGCTGACGCCCAACCGGAAGGTGGGGCACCTGCTGTACGCGCTGGATGTGCTGCCCGCGGGCGACCGCGTGGTGCTGTCGGTGGACGCGGACGTGGCGGTGACGGGCGCGCTGGTGGAAGGCCTGGCCGTGCCGGTGGCCGCGGGCGTGGCGCTGAGCACCGCGGCCCCGCTGCCGGTGGGCCCCCGGGACGGCGCGAGCCGGGCCATGGCGGGCCTCCTCCGCTACACGCATCACAGCTTCCAGGCCCTGGACGCGATGAGCGCGGGCGCCAAGGCGGTGTGTGGCAAGGCCCTGGGCCTGTCGCCCGTGGCCGTGGAGTCGCTGCGCCCGCTGGCGGACCACATTGGAGAGGACCTGGAGTTGGCCAAGCGCCTCCACGCGCGGGGGCTGGACGTGGTGCTGAGCGCCGCCCCGGCGGTGGTGCCCCTGGACGCCGAGGTGCCCTGGTCCGCGCCCATCGCGCGCTTCACGCGCTGGATGCAGGTGCTGGCCAGCCACCGGCCCACGCTGTACCCCACGGTGCCGTTGCTCTTCACGCCGACCCTGCCGCTGACGGTGCTCGCCGCGGCGCTGGGCTCGCCCGTGCTGGCGGCGGCGGTGCTGGGGCTGGTGGCCGTCCGCACCACGCTGTCCCTGCGGCTGGCCGGGCTCCACGCGCCGGCCGCGGACGCGGGGCGGACCTACGCGGTGACGGACTGGCTCCTGGGCGAGGCGTTGTTGCTGGCGGCCTTCGCGCGCTCGCTCTGGCGGCAGGGCACGGTGACATGGCGAGGGCAGACCTATGCGTTGCGGCCCGGGGGCCGCATGGTACGGGTGGCCCCCGAGCTGAGTGGAGGACCGGGATGA
- a CDS encoding lycopene cyclase domain-containing protein, whose translation MTYARFLGLFVVVPILFLAWRYRRTFTARSLAPMGLLLIVVYAATSPWDNLAVKWGLWGFDPELIWGIKLGYLPLEEYLFFGLQTLLVGLWARARLARALAKDTRTSKAVPDASASRDGALTAPEVAP comes from the coding sequence ATGACATACGCGCGATTCCTCGGGCTGTTCGTGGTGGTGCCCATTCTCTTCCTGGCGTGGCGCTACCGCCGCACCTTCACCGCGAGGAGCCTGGCGCCCATGGGGCTGTTGCTCATCGTCGTGTACGCGGCGACGTCGCCCTGGGACAACCTGGCGGTGAAGTGGGGCCTGTGGGGCTTCGACCCCGAGCTCATCTGGGGCATCAAGCTGGGGTACCTGCCGCTGGAGGAGTACCTCTTCTTCGGCCTCCAGACGCTGCTGGTGGGGCTGTGGGCCCGGGCCCGGCTGGCGCGCGCGCTGGCGAAGGACACCCGGACCTCCAAGGCCGTGCCGGACGCGAGCGCGTCGCGGGACGGCGCGCTCACGGCCCCGGAGGTGGCGCCATGA
- a CDS encoding lycopene cyclase domain-containing protein — MMETKWAYLIHLLAWTLPVIAFQLVVLVRHYKERSGAVLKAVLPPALIVGLYLGIADHLAISTGIWNFGEGKHLGVYLGVVPLEEVLFFLITSVLVSLGLALFTALVALLGEARAS; from the coding sequence ATGATGGAGACGAAGTGGGCCTACCTCATCCACCTGCTGGCCTGGACGCTGCCGGTCATCGCCTTCCAACTGGTGGTGCTGGTGCGCCACTACAAGGAGCGCTCCGGCGCGGTGCTCAAGGCGGTGCTGCCGCCGGCCCTCATCGTGGGGCTGTACCTGGGCATCGCGGACCACCTGGCCATCTCCACCGGCATCTGGAACTTCGGTGAGGGCAAGCACCTGGGCGTGTACCTGGGCGTGGTGCCGCTGGAGGAGGTGCTCTTCTTCCTGATTACCAGCGTGCTGGTGTCGCTGGGGCTGGCGCTGTTCACCGCGTTGGTGGCGCTGCTGGGGGAGGCCCGGGCGTCGTGA
- a CDS encoding lysophospholipid acyltransferase family protein, producing the protein MIHAAKGGPLGWAWDRYIGWKFRSAFRGLWVRGTLPPGGPGRLVYLNHSNWWDGFVLNQLCQAAGWDGYCLMEEENLRRYRFLTRIGAFSVRRKDAASSVASLRYAKALLRRPRAVVFVFPEGEHRPFGVLPLRLERGVELLARVSKVECLPIAVRYGFFEHERPDVLLEVGAPHPPGDMSVFQDGLETVVRRLAAVTSLEGFTRRVSGARGVAERWDAARGLAS; encoded by the coding sequence GTGATTCACGCGGCGAAAGGCGGTCCGTTGGGCTGGGCGTGGGACCGGTACATCGGGTGGAAGTTCCGCTCCGCGTTCCGGGGGCTGTGGGTGCGCGGGACGCTGCCGCCGGGAGGCCCGGGGCGGCTGGTGTACCTGAACCACTCCAACTGGTGGGACGGCTTCGTCCTCAACCAGCTCTGCCAGGCGGCGGGCTGGGACGGCTACTGCCTCATGGAAGAGGAGAACCTGCGCCGCTACCGCTTCCTCACGCGCATCGGCGCCTTCAGCGTCCGGCGCAAGGACGCGGCGTCCTCGGTGGCGTCGCTGCGCTACGCGAAGGCGCTGCTCCGCCGTCCGCGCGCCGTGGTGTTCGTCTTCCCCGAGGGCGAGCACCGCCCCTTCGGCGTGCTCCCGCTGCGCCTGGAGCGGGGCGTGGAGCTGCTGGCGCGGGTGTCGAAGGTGGAGTGCCTGCCCATCGCGGTGCGCTACGGCTTCTTCGAGCACGAGCGTCCGGACGTGCTGCTGGAGGTGGGCGCTCCGCACCCGCCCGGTGACATGTCCGTCTTCCAGGACGGGCTGGAGACGGTGGTGCGCCGGCTGGCGGCGGTGACGTCCCTGGAGGGCTTCACGCGCCGGGTGTCAGGGGCGCGGGGCGTGGCGGAGCGCTGGGACGCGGCCCGGGGGCTGGCGTCATGA